In Cellulomonas fulva, the sequence CAGCACCCGCGTCGCGTGGTCGACGTGGTCCGGGGAGAAGACGCCCCCGGCCGTCTCGACGTGCAGCTCGCGGTCGGCCAGGTGCACGACGATCGAGCGGCGCTCGTCGGGCGACGCGGGCCGCGCGGTGAAGTAATGGTCGCCCTCGGTCACGCGCCGACCTTACCGACGCCCGTCGGCCCGCAGCGAAACACCTCGACCCGCTCGCACGCGCGTGCGACCCTGGAGGAACAGCGACCCCGGAGGAACCCAGACCCCGGGCGACGCACGACGAGAGGAACCGCGTGAGCGACACGCACCGCACCACCACCCCGAGCAGCACGCCGGACGAGCCCCGCTCGCCGCAGCAGCTGGCCGACGACGTGGTGGCACGGGTGCTCGCGAGGGCGGGGACCGCGCTGCAGTCGGGCGCCACCGTCCACTCGGCCTACGACGGCGACCAGCTGGACCTGGAGGAGCGCACGTCGCTGCGCCGCGTCGCCGGCCTGTCCACCGAGCTCGAGGACGTCACCGAGGTCGAGTACCGGGCGCTGCGGCTCGAGCGGGTCGTGCTCGTCGGGGTGTGGGGGACGGGGACCGTCCAGGGCGCCGAGGTGTCCCTCCGGGAGCTCGCCGCGCTGGCGGAGACCGCCGGCTCGCAGGTGCTCGAGGGCGTGCTGCAGCGCCGGGCCAAGCCGGACCCCAGCACCTACCTCGGCTCGGGCAAGGCCGCCGAGCTCGCGTCCGTGGTCGCCGCCGTGGGCGCGGACACCGTCGTCGTCGACGGTGAGCTCGCGCCGTCGCAGCGGCGCGCGCTGGAGGACATCGTCCGCGTCAAGGTCGTCGACCGCACGGCCCTGATCCTCGACATCTTCGCGCAGCACGCCAAGTCCCGGGAGGGCAAGGCGCAGGTCGAGCTCGCGCAGCTCGAGTACCTGCTCCCGCGCCTGCGCGGGTGGGGCGAGTCCATGTCGCGGCAGGCGGGTGGGCAGGTCGGCGGTGCCGGCGCCGGGATGGGCTCGCGCGGACCCGGTGAGACCAAGATCGAGCTCGACCGGCGTCGGATCCGCAACCGGATGGCCAAGCTGCGGCGGGAGATCGCGGCGATGCAGCCGGCCCGGCTGACCAAGCGCGCGTCGCGCAAGCGCAACGCCATCCCCTCGGTCGCCATCGCGGGGTACACGAACGCGGGCAAGTCCTCGCTGCTCAACCGGCTCACGAACGCGGGCGTGCTCGTCGAGAACGCGCTGTTCGCGACGCTGGACCCGACGGTCCGGCGCGCCGAGACGAGCGACGGGCGCCTGTACACGCTCGCGGACACGGTCGGGTTCGTGCGCGCCCTGCCGCACCAGCTCGTCGAGGCGTTCCGTTCCACCCTCGAGGAGGTGGCCGACGCGGACCTGATCCTGCACGTCGTCGACGCCTCGCACCCCGATCCCGAGGGCCAGATCGCGGCCGTGCGGCACGTGTTCGCGGACATCCCGGGCGCCATGGACGTGCCCGAGATCATCGTGCTGAACAAGGCGGACCTGGCGGAGCCGGAGGCGATCGCGCGGCTGCGCTCGCGCGAGCTGCACTCGATCGTCGTCTCGGCGCACAGCGGCGAGGGCATCGTCGAGCTCCAGGAGCTCGTCGCGGACCAGCTGCCGCGTCCGGGCGTGGCGGTCGACGTCGTCGTGCCGTACCACCGCGGCGACCTGGTGAGCCGCGTCCACGAGCACGGGGACATCCAGGCGGAGGAGCACGTCGAGCAGGGCACGCACCTGCGCGCCCGCGTCGACGAGTCCCTCGCGGCCGAGCTCGAGGCCGCGGCCGCCCGCACGGCGTGAGCCGCGGGGTCCGGGGCGCGCACTAGGCTGTGCCGATGCCCGCGCAGCCCTCGTCCACCACCGACGAGCGGCGGTCCGGGACGGGCGGCGAGCGGGCGACGGCCGCGCGTGAGGACGCGCGGGACGCCGACGTCGACGCCCTCCTCGACGTCGCGGTCGGGGTCCTCGGTGGTGGCCGGCGCGATGGTCAGCACACCATGGCGCGCGCGGTCGCCCGGTCGCTCGACAGCGGCGAGCACCTGCTCGTCCAGGCGGGCACGGGCACCGGGAAGTCGCTCGGCTACCTGGTGCCGGCCGTCCGACACGCGGTCCACGCCGACGAGCGCGTGATCGTGTCCACCGCGACGCTCGCGCTGCAGCGCCAGGTGCTGACGCGTGACCTGCCCCTCGTCGCCGACGCGCTCGCACCGCGCCTGCCGCGCAAGCCTCAGGTCGCGCTGCTCAAGGGCTGGCACAACTACCTGTGCCTGCACAAGGTCGCGGGCGGCTACCCCGAGGACGACCAGGGATCGTTGTTCGACCTCCCCGAGCGGGCGGGCGCCGCCGAGCACCCGGCGACGAGCGGGAGCGCGTCGGGTCCGGAGGGCCGCGAGGCGCTGGGCGCGCAGGTGGTCCGGCTGCGGGAGTGGTCCGACGAGACCGAGACGGGTGATCGGGACGACCTCGTGCCGGGTGTGACCGACCGCGCCTGGCGTCAGGTCTCGGTGACGTCGCTCGAGTGCCTGGGCTCCGCCTGCCCGCTCATCGAGGAGTGCTTCCCGGAGCGGGCGCGGGCGCAGGCGCGCGAGGCGGACGTCGTCGTCACCAACCACGCGATGCTCGGCATCGCCGCCTCCGGCTCGCCGCACGTCCTGCCCGAGCACCAGGTCCTCGTCGTCGACGAGGCGCACGAGCTGGTCGACCGGGTCACCGCGCAGGCCACCGCGGAGCTCTCGCTCCCCGTGGTGCAGCACGCCTCACGCGCCGCGCGGCGGCACGGCGGCGTCCCCTCGTCGGACCTCGAAGCGGCCGGGGAGGCGCTGGCCGCCGCGATCGTTCCCCTGCCCGAGGGCCGGTTCCGTGACGGGCTCCCGCCCGCGGTCCACGACGCGGTGGCGGCGGTGCGGGACGCGGCCCGCACGCTGCTGACCCTCCTGCGCCCCGAGGCGGGCGTCACGGCACCCGCGGACGGCGGCCGCAAGGTCGCGCAGTCCGCGGTGCTGACGCTGTTCGAGACGGCCGAGCGGATGACGGGGGACCCGGGGGACCTGGCCCGCAGCGTGCTGTGGTGCGCGCGCGGCGAGGACCGGTCGGGGGCGGTGACCACGCGCCTGCACGCCGCGCCGCTGGCCGTCAACGGTCTGGTCCGGACCCAGCTGCTCGCGAACCGCACGGCGGTCCTCACCTCGGCGACCCTCGCTCTCGGCGGCTCGTTCGAGCCGACCGCGCGCTCGGTGGGCCTCGAGCTTCGGCCCGACGCCGAGCCGGTCGGACCGACGACGGTGCCGGGCGCGGATCCCGCCCCGGAGACGCCGGAGGGGCCGCTGCGCTGGCGCGGGCTCGACGTCGGCAGCCCGTTCGACTACCCGCGGCAGGGCATCTGCTACGTCGCCCGTCGGCTGCCGCCGCCCGGGCGCGAGCCCGCCACCGACGCCCAGCTCGACGAGATCGAGGCGCTCGTGCGGGCCAGCGGGGGAGCGACGCTCGGCCTGTTCTCGTCGCGCCGGGCCGCCGCGGCGGCCGCGGAGGCGATGCGCGAGCGGCTCGACGTGCCGGTCCTGCTCCAGGGCGACGACCAGCTCCCGACGCTCGTCGCGCAGTTCGCGGCCGACGACGCGACGTGCCTGTTCGGGACGCTCGCGCTGTGGCAGGGCGTCGACGTGCCGGGGCGCTCGTGCCGGCTGGTCCTCATCGACCGGATCCCGTTCCCGCGCCCCGACGACCCCGTGCGGTCCGCGCGCTCCGACGTCGTCGCACGTGCGGGCGGCAACGGTTTCATGGCGGTCTCCGCGACCCATGCCGCGCTGCTGCTCGCGCAGGGCGCGGGGCGACTGGTCCGTGGGCCCCAGGACCGCGGCGTCGTCGCGGTGCTCGACCCGCGCCTGGCGACGGCTCGGTACGGCGAGTACCTGGCGCGCTCGATGCCACCGTTCTGGCGCACCACCGACCGCGACGTCGCGCTCGCCGCGCTCACGCGGTTGCGCGACGCCTGAACCGCTAGCCTGACCAGGCACGCTGCAGCCCGACCGTGGAGGCCTGATGACCGACCCGACGACCGGGCTGACGCCCCGGGACGACGACGACATGGCTCTGACGGCCCGCCCGCACCTGCGGCGCAGGTCCAAGCTCGCGATCGTCGGCGCCGGGGCCGTGGGGTCGACCATGGCGTACGCGGCGCTGATGCGCGGCGCCGCGCGGACCGTGGCGCTCTACGACATCAACACGGCCAAGGTGGAGGCCGAGGCGCTCGACCTGGGTCACGGGATCCAGTTCATGTCGATGGCCGAGGTGGTGGGCTCCGACGACATCGCGGTCTGCGCCGGTGCCGACGTCGTGATGTTCACCGCGGGCGCCAAGCAGAAGCCCGGCCAGACGCGGATCGACCTCGCCGAGGCGACGATCGGCCTGGTGCGCAAGGTGCTGCCGTCGGTCGTGGAGGTGGCCCCGGACGCCGTGTTCGTCATGGTCACCAACCCCGTCGACGTCGTGACCTACGCCGCGCTGAAGATCTCCGGGCTGCCGCCGTCCCAGCTGTTCGGTTCCGGGACCGTGCTGGACAGCTCGCGCCTGCGCTACCTGCTCGCGCAGCACACGGGCGTCGCGGTCCAGAACGTGCACGCCTACATCGC encodes:
- the hflX gene encoding GTPase HflX, producing the protein MSDTHRTTTPSSTPDEPRSPQQLADDVVARVLARAGTALQSGATVHSAYDGDQLDLEERTSLRRVAGLSTELEDVTEVEYRALRLERVVLVGVWGTGTVQGAEVSLRELAALAETAGSQVLEGVLQRRAKPDPSTYLGSGKAAELASVVAAVGADTVVVDGELAPSQRRALEDIVRVKVVDRTALILDIFAQHAKSREGKAQVELAQLEYLLPRLRGWGESMSRQAGGQVGGAGAGMGSRGPGETKIELDRRRIRNRMAKLRREIAAMQPARLTKRASRKRNAIPSVAIAGYTNAGKSSLLNRLTNAGVLVENALFATLDPTVRRAETSDGRLYTLADTVGFVRALPHQLVEAFRSTLEEVADADLILHVVDASHPDPEGQIAAVRHVFADIPGAMDVPEIIVLNKADLAEPEAIARLRSRELHSIVVSAHSGEGIVELQELVADQLPRPGVAVDVVVPYHRGDLVSRVHEHGDIQAEEHVEQGTHLRARVDESLAAELEAAAARTA
- a CDS encoding ATP-dependent DNA helicase, with protein sequence MPAQPSSTTDERRSGTGGERATAAREDARDADVDALLDVAVGVLGGGRRDGQHTMARAVARSLDSGEHLLVQAGTGTGKSLGYLVPAVRHAVHADERVIVSTATLALQRQVLTRDLPLVADALAPRLPRKPQVALLKGWHNYLCLHKVAGGYPEDDQGSLFDLPERAGAAEHPATSGSASGPEGREALGAQVVRLREWSDETETGDRDDLVPGVTDRAWRQVSVTSLECLGSACPLIEECFPERARAQAREADVVVTNHAMLGIAASGSPHVLPEHQVLVVDEAHELVDRVTAQATAELSLPVVQHASRAARRHGGVPSSDLEAAGEALAAAIVPLPEGRFRDGLPPAVHDAVAAVRDAARTLLTLLRPEAGVTAPADGGRKVAQSAVLTLFETAERMTGDPGDLARSVLWCARGEDRSGAVTTRLHAAPLAVNGLVRTQLLANRTAVLTSATLALGGSFEPTARSVGLELRPDAEPVGPTTVPGADPAPETPEGPLRWRGLDVGSPFDYPRQGICYVARRLPPPGREPATDAQLDEIEALVRASGGATLGLFSSRRAAAAAAEAMRERLDVPVLLQGDDQLPTLVAQFAADDATCLFGTLALWQGVDVPGRSCRLVLIDRIPFPRPDDPVRSARSDVVARAGGNGFMAVSATHAALLLAQGAGRLVRGPQDRGVVAVLDPRLATARYGEYLARSMPPFWRTTDRDVALAALTRLRDA
- a CDS encoding L-lactate dehydrogenase, with protein sequence MALTARPHLRRRSKLAIVGAGAVGSTMAYAALMRGAARTVALYDINTAKVEAEALDLGHGIQFMSMAEVVGSDDIAVCAGADVVMFTAGAKQKPGQTRIDLAEATIGLVRKVLPSVVEVAPDAVFVMVTNPVDVVTYAALKISGLPPSQLFGSGTVLDSSRLRYLLAQHTGVAVQNVHAYIAGEHGDSELPLWSSASIGAIPLLDWEGRGGTGPLTATVRDEIAREVVESAYRIIEGKGATNYAVALAGSRIIEAVLKDERRVLPVSSLLDGYYGIDDVCLSVPSIVGAAGVLDRLPVPMSVDELSGLRASAAAVRDVARQFGY